One part of the Streptomyces ferrugineus genome encodes these proteins:
- a CDS encoding pyridoxamine 5'-phosphate oxidase family protein encodes MALSREEREQFLAEPHIAALAVDAGAGRAPLTVPIWYQYEPGGDVWILTGLDSRKNQLIQEAGRFSLMVDRLDPTIRYASVEGPVISTTPATLDHLREVSARYLPAEKVDGYVDFAWKNHGEQVVIHMRPERWVSSDLGQV; translated from the coding sequence ATGGCCCTGAGCCGCGAAGAGCGTGAACAGTTCCTGGCCGAGCCCCATATCGCCGCCCTGGCGGTCGACGCGGGCGCGGGACGCGCACCGCTGACCGTGCCGATCTGGTACCAGTACGAGCCCGGCGGCGACGTATGGATCCTGACCGGGCTGGACTCCCGCAAGAACCAGCTGATCCAGGAGGCGGGCCGGTTCTCCCTGATGGTCGACCGCCTCGACCCCACGATCCGCTACGCGTCGGTCGAGGGCCCGGTCATCAGCACCACCCCCGCCACGCTCGACCACCTCCGGGAGGTCTCGGCCCGCTACCTCCCGGCCGAGAAGGTCGACGGCTATGTCGACTTCGCCTGGAAGAACCACGGCGAGCAGGTCGTCATCCACATGCGCCCCGAGCGCTGGGTGTCGTCGGACCTCGGTCAGGTGTGA
- a CDS encoding thiolase C-terminal domain-containing protein has product MTAGSRNVAVVGVALSDCGRVDDATPYALHAQAARRALADAGLGREVVDGFASAGLGTLAPVEVAEYLGLRPTWVDSTSVGGSTWEVMAAHAADAIAAGHANAVLLVYGSTARADIKAGRRTQNLSFGSRGPLQFEVPYGHTLIAKYAMAARRHMLEHGTTIEQLAQVAVQARANAALNPEAMFRDPVTVDDVLSGPMIADPFTKLHCCIRSDGGAAVLLAAQEFVRDCRTAPVWVLGAGEHVSHSAMSEWPDFTTGPAAVSGRLAFERAGVRPQEIDFAELYDAFTYMTLVTLEDLGFCGKGEGGAFVEKGRLLVRGGELPVNTDGGGLSAQHPGMRGLFLLVEAVRQLRGEGGERQVWRRGRTGEPPRLGVASGTGGWFCSSGTLVLGRD; this is encoded by the coding sequence ATGACTGCCGGAAGCCGGAACGTCGCCGTGGTCGGCGTGGCCCTGTCCGACTGCGGTCGGGTGGACGACGCCACCCCGTACGCCCTGCACGCCCAGGCGGCCCGCCGGGCACTGGCCGACGCGGGGCTGGGCCGCGAGGTGGTGGACGGCTTCGCCTCCGCCGGTCTCGGCACCCTCGCCCCCGTCGAGGTGGCCGAATACCTGGGCCTGCGCCCCACCTGGGTCGACTCCACCTCGGTCGGCGGCTCCACCTGGGAGGTCATGGCGGCACACGCGGCGGACGCGATAGCGGCCGGTCACGCGAACGCGGTGCTGCTGGTCTACGGCTCGACGGCCCGCGCCGACATCAAGGCGGGCCGCCGGACCCAGAACCTGTCCTTCGGCTCCCGTGGCCCGCTGCAGTTCGAGGTCCCCTACGGCCACACGCTCATCGCCAAGTACGCCATGGCCGCCCGCCGGCACATGCTCGAACACGGCACGACGATCGAGCAGTTGGCACAGGTGGCCGTCCAGGCGCGGGCGAACGCGGCCCTGAACCCGGAGGCGATGTTCCGTGACCCGGTCACCGTGGACGACGTCCTGTCGGGCCCGATGATCGCGGACCCCTTCACCAAGCTGCACTGCTGCATCCGCTCCGACGGCGGGGCGGCGGTGCTGCTGGCCGCGCAGGAGTTCGTACGGGACTGCCGTACGGCACCCGTGTGGGTCCTCGGCGCCGGGGAGCATGTCTCGCACTCCGCGATGTCCGAGTGGCCCGACTTCACGACGGGCCCGGCGGCGGTGAGCGGGCGGCTCGCCTTCGAGCGGGCCGGGGTGCGGCCGCAGGAGATCGACTTCGCCGAGCTCTACGACGCGTTCACCTACATGACCCTGGTGACGCTGGAGGACCTCGGCTTCTGCGGCAAGGGCGAGGGCGGGGCGTTCGTGGAGAAGGGGCGGCTGCTGGTGCGGGGCGGGGAGCTGCCGGTGAACACCGACGGGGGTGGTCTCTCGGCCCAGCATCCCGGGATGCGGGGGCTGTTTCTGCTGGTGGAGGCGGTGCGGCAGCTGCGGGGTGAGGGCGGGGAACGTCAGGTGTGGCGGCGGGGGCGGACCGGGGAGCCGCCGCGGCTCGGGGTCGCGTCGGGGACCGGGGGATGGTTCTGCTCGTCGGGGACGTTGGTACTGGGGAGGGATTGA
- a CDS encoding pyridoxine/pyridoxamine 5'-phosphate oxidase — MGTDLHELLRSLRVWDVADLPTFDPAAAPADPLALFTTWFAQAVAAGQVEPHTMSLATADEEGLPDVRTVMLHGADTSGWSFASHAGSGKGRQLAARPYAALGFYWPAQARQVRVRGPVTAAPSAESQADLHARSTGALAAALTGRQSEVLSSLEELARESQAAWERAQLEPDAPVPSWTLYRLRPDTVEFFQGDAARRHVRLVYRRTEEEGRTQGWAKQLLWP, encoded by the coding sequence ATGGGAACGGATCTTCATGAGTTGCTGAGGTCGCTGCGGGTCTGGGACGTGGCGGACCTGCCCACCTTCGACCCGGCGGCCGCGCCCGCCGACCCGCTGGCCCTCTTCACCACCTGGTTCGCTCAGGCGGTCGCGGCCGGGCAGGTGGAGCCGCACACGATGTCCCTGGCCACGGCGGACGAGGAGGGCCTGCCGGACGTACGGACCGTGATGCTGCACGGCGCCGACACCTCCGGCTGGTCCTTCGCCTCCCACGCGGGCAGCGGCAAGGGCCGCCAGCTCGCCGCCCGCCCGTACGCGGCCCTCGGCTTCTACTGGCCGGCCCAGGCCCGCCAGGTACGGGTCCGCGGCCCGGTCACCGCGGCCCCGTCCGCCGAATCCCAGGCCGACCTGCACGCCCGCTCCACCGGCGCCCTGGCGGCGGCCCTGACCGGCCGCCAGAGCGAAGTCCTCTCCTCGCTGGAGGAGTTGGCGCGGGAGTCACAGGCGGCCTGGGAACGCGCCCAGCTCGAACCGGACGCCCCGGTCCCGTCCTGGACCCTGTACCGCCTGCGCCCCGACACGGTCGAGTTCTTCCAGGGCGACGCGGCCCGGCGCCACGTACGGCTCGTCTACCGCCGTACGGAGGAGGAGGGGCGCACGCAGGGCTGGGCGAAGCAACTGCTGTGGCCCTAG